aggaaGGAGCCGGAGAGGCTGAGGATTTCGAAGCGGCCGTGGAGGGTGACGACGGCGCCGGCGGCCGAGGGCTGGCGCAGGCTGACGTTGGTGACGGTGCCGCTGCCGCTGAGCACGCAGATGCCGCGCTGGCGCCGCCGCGCGTACGAGGAGATGCACTCGAACACGTCGCAGCCGCCGCCCACCTCCAGGATGTGGGCCCGCAGCGTGTTGGCGCTCTCCCGCGTGATGATCACGGGCGGCTTCGGCTTGTTCTTCGACCCCGGGGGCCGCCCCCGCGGGCGCCGCGCCACCACGTCCCCCGCGCCGCCCCCCGCCCCGGCCAGGTCCAGGCCCTGCTGCAGGGCGGCGCCGTCCCGGtccacgccgccgccgctgctggtGTTGGGGTTGCTgggatggtggtggtggtggtgctgtTGGAGGTGGAGGTCGGGGCGGTGGTGGAGATGGTGCACGTATCTCGACGCGGCGGTGCTTAGATCCAACCCCGCCATGCCCTCATCCAACACACGCACACAAAAGcaaccctcctcctcccctccccccaCCCCCCACACACCccaaggaaataaaaa
This genomic window from Ananas comosus cultivar F153 linkage group 3, ASM154086v1, whole genome shotgun sequence contains:
- the LOC109707327 gene encoding AT-hook motif nuclear-localized protein 23; this encodes MAGLDLSTAASRYVHHLHHRPDLHLQQHHHHHHPSNPNTSSGGGVDRDGAALQQGLDLAGAGGGAGDVVARRPRGRPPGSKNKPKPPVIITRESANTLRAHILEVGGGCDVFECISSYARRRQRGICVLSGSGTVTNVSLRQPSAAGAVVTLHGRFEILSLSGSFLPPPAPPGATSLTIFLAGGQGQVVGGNVVGALYAAGPVIVIAASFTNVAYERLPLEDEDPQPQQTQAPMAADAPPGPGAGNHPFPDPSSGLPFFNMPLNMAGNVQLPVDGHGWAGAGASAGRPAPF